CCCCGCGTTCCCCCTATGAGCAAACCGTCGCGGCATCGGGCATCATCGAAGCCGTCAACGAGAACGTCCGCATCGCGCCACCGGTCGCCGGCTTGATCACCAAAATGTTCGTGGCCGTCGGCGATCAGGTGACCGCCCACGCGCCGCTCTTCCAACTCGACGACCGGGAGTTGCGCGCCCAGCTGCTGATCCGGGATGCGGCCATTCCCCCGCTACAAGCCCAGATCGACGAGCAAAAATACCGCATCGGCGATCTCGACACCCAGCTGCGCCGCCTGAAGTCAGTGCGCGACGAACGGGCCGTGAGTGAAGACGATCTCAAACGAACGTGGTACGCCCTCGAAGTAGCGAAGCGCACGCAACAACGTCTCGAAGCGAATCTGAGTCAGGCGATCGCCCAGCGAGACGAAGCCACAATCCTCCTTGAACGGCTCACGGTCCGGGCTCCACGCGAAGGGACAATCTTGCAGGTCAATGTGCGGGCGGGCGAGTACGCCACTCCGGGAGCGAGCGAGCCGCTCCTGCTGCTCGGCGATACCCAACGGCTCCAAGTGCGCGCCGACGTCGATGAGGTCAATGCTCCGCTGGTCGCTCCACAGGCGCCTGGAGTGGCCTCCCTGAAATCCATGGCAGACATCAAAATCCCGCTGACGTTCGTCCGGATCGAGCCCTATGTGGTGCCCAAGAAATCGCTGACCGGAGACAACAGCGAACGGGTCGATACCAGGGTGCTTCAGATCATCTACCGATTCGATCGGCCGCCGTTTCCCGTCTATGCCGGCCAGCAGGTCGATGTATTTATCCAGCGCCAACCGGCAGCACCCACGCCTCATCCCGCCGCCACTCACCCGCAGGAGCCGGCGCCATGACGCGACGTATAGCTGCACTCAGCCTCGCGCTCGCCACACTGAGCGTGACGGCCTGCGTGCAGGGGCAAAACTACGAGCGCCCGTCGATCGAGGTGCCAACCACTTGGTCGCAGATGGCCCACGCGGATCAGGAAACATTTCCTCTCGATCAACAGCCCGATGCCGAATGGTGGCGCGCGTTCGGGAATGACGAACTCACCGGCCTCATCGAGCGTGCCCTGGAACACAATCACGATGTGAAACGCGCCGTGGCTCGTGTCCTGGAAAGCCGGGCCGCCGTCATGTCCGCCTCTGCGGGGCTCTATCCCCAAGTCAATCTACAGGGCAGTTACAGCAGCCTGGCCGTCTCAAAAAACACCTTCGCGGGCCTGGGTCTCGCGCAGGGAGGGCAGCCGGGCCCACAAGTATTCGCCACTCCCGGCAGCACGTTCAACCTCTGGAACGGATCGTTGGATCTGCGCTGGGAATTGGACTTCTGGGGCCGCATCCGCCGCGGCGAAGAAGCGGCCATCGCCGAAGTGGGCGCGAATGAACAGGATGCCCGGGCGGTCGCCCTCTCGCTGATCAGCGATCTCGGCCAGTCCTACTTCCGCATTCGGGAGCTCGATGAGCAGATTGAAATCGCCACCAGGACGGTCGCGGTTCGGCAGGAATTTTTGGACATTATTAAGAAACGAGCAGCGGTTGGCCTGGCCTCCGATCTGGATGTGGCGCGAACCGACGTCCTACTGGCAGAAGCCGCCGGGTTGATCCCCGACCTAACTCGAAGCCGGGCGCTCGAACGGCATCGGCTGGAAGTCCTCACCGGTTCCACACCGGGCTCCATAGACCTCCCCCGCATGCCGCTCAGGTCGACCGTGACCCAACCGGACATTCCTGTCGGCTTGCCCTCACAATTGCTGGAGCGGCGACCGGATATTCTCCAGTCCGAGTCCATACTGATCGCCGCCAATGCCCGTATCGGACAAGCGCGCGCCTACTTCTTCCCCACCCTGTCCATCACCGGGCAGGGCGGCCTCCAAAGCGCCGAATTTGCCAATTGGTTTTCAGGGAACAGCTGGAACTATAGTATCGGCCCCTCGATCACGCTACCGATTTTCCTTGGGGGGACCAACGTGGCCCGGCTCGATCAGGCGGAATCCCGCTACCAGCAAATGCTGGAGAGCTATCGGCAAACCATCCTCCAAGCCTTTCGAGAGGTTGCCGATCTGCTGGTGTCACTCCAGAGCAGAGCCGAGCAACTGGCTCGCCAACGGGAGCAACTCACCGCGGCTCAGACTGCGGTGACGCTGGCCACGGTCCGGTATCGCAAAGGCCTGGTCAACTATCTGGATGTGCTTGATGCCCAACGAAGCGCGCTCACGGCGGAAACCCAAGTGGTCATGACAGAGCGGGCACGATTGACGGACATGGTCAGCCTCTTCAAAGCGCTGGGGGGAGGATGGAAGCCGCCCGCCGCTGCCGCATCACCCTCCTAGTCAGGATTGCCCAGTCTATCCACCGCCACACGCGTGATCGTCCTTGAACGCTGCCACGAGCGTAGCGCAGAATACGTATTTTCTGGCGCTGACAAACCCTCAAGAATAGGCTGGATCTATCCGATCAAGCAGCAAACCTATTAGGAGACCTATACTGCTATGGACCGCCCAGTCTCCAATCAGCCATCCCCCCCAACCGCCACGACGATCCTCGTCGTGGACGACGAACCGTCGATCGTTAAGCTGTGCCGAGCGCTGCTCCAACCGGAAGGATTCACGATCCTTGAGGCTGACGGGAGTTCAGAGGCGCTGAAGATCTGCGCAAAACACGAAGGATCCATCGATGTCCTCTTGACCGATTTAGTCCTGCCTCCCCCAGGATTTCAACTCGCATCAGGTTCGAATGAGTTTCCTCATGTGCATGGGCATGAGCTGGCCATGCGTGCTGCCACGCTTCGGACTGGATTGAGAATCATCTTGATGTCTGGAAACCCGGACAAGGAACTCGCCAGCCACGGCATCAAGCGAGGTACACTGCCGTTCGTGCAAAAGCCATTTGAAAAATCCGCCTTGACTCAGCTGATTCGCGATGTCCTCCAGAGCCCTCCTCCAACGCTCAAGGTGCGCCAGGGAAACGCGGCGAACGACATCGACTGGTTCGGGTAACCCCTTCCCCAGACGTCACCGTCATGCACAAGAACGGTTGTGTGGCTGGAAACCAGACGAGATCGCTACGCATGCTCCGTCATGAACCAGCCGGCGATGGAGAGTCGCCGGTGCTGACCGGCCGTTTGATCGACTCGGCACACGCGGTGAAACCGCGGCACGGTGAACATGACAAGGGACCCCGGACGTGGCTCGATACAATGCGTGACGGACAACGCCGGCTTCTCCGCCGTGTGAGCTGACCGGGTGGCATACACGATCAATTCCCCACCCCAATCCGATTGCCACTCCTCATGAAAATACGCCACGACGGCAATGCGACGACGTGGCGCCAGTCGTCCTCCGACCGGCTCGCCTTGGGAGGTATCGTCATGCGTCAACAGGCAGTCGCCGGCCGAATAGGAATAGTAGCTGAAGCCCATGTGGCGACCGGTGATATTCGGAAACGACTCCATGTATTCCTGAATACAGGGCAGCTGCAGCCGGGACAGGAATCGATTGCCCTGCGCCGGTCCGATCTCCGCTTTCGCCCAATTGCCTGAATCCGGAAAATCTTCCCGCACCTTGGGAAGGTCTGACAAACTCTTCCATGCCGCCTGATTCATTGCATCACGGAAATACTGCCGCTCATCGGCCGACCAAAAATTTTCCACGATCAGGACCGGGCTCTGACGGAATGAAAATGACTGCAGATCCGAGAGCGCCACAGTCGACGAACGCCCCTCTCGCTGACTCTCCACGGGCTTCCTCCTTGGAACAACGGACCGGCCGTCCAACCAGGCTGTCTTATCATCCTCATCTTGAGAATGACAAGACCGCCAGCCGCGGAAACGCCGAAGGGGCTGCCACCTTGCGGTGGCAGCCCCTTCATGACGACTCATGGCACAAAATGTATTACCAGCGGTCGCGCTTACCGCCGCCGCCGCCACCGTTACCACCACGGCCACCACCGCCGCCGCCAAATCCACCGCGTCCGCCACCACCGCCACCCGTGCGGGGCTCCTGCGGGCGCGCTTCATTGACGGTCAAGGTACGGCCGCCGAAATCGGCGCCGTTCAAGGCCGTAATAGCTGCTTGAGCTTCAGAATCAGACGCCATCTCCACGAAGCCGAAGCCCCGTGACTGGCCGGTGAACTTGTCCGTGATCACGCGCGCAGACTCGACGGCTCCATGCGCGGCAAACAGTTCACTGAGTTGTTGTTCGGTCGCCGCATAGGGCAACCCGCCGACGTAGATCTTCGAACCCATGTGGGTTCCTCCTTTGAAAATGATGATATTGTCTTGGACTCGAGTGACGGAGGAAGGAGCGGGCCGAAGACGCGATCAATGCGGCGACTCAGGTCTGACTTCCGACGAAATTCCCGGGCAAGGCAACATCGTTGCGGGCCTGCTTTATTTTGACGATTCATCGCGAGGCCCTGGCGATGAGGTAATCGTAGCCTAACACAGGGGTCTGTTGAATTCAATGTTACTCCCCGACCCGAACCAGCAGACCTTGGTTCCGGCAATAGGCAAATGTCCGGTGAAACCAGGCGATCATGGCCGCCAAAAATAGGAGGTTCAGCCCGATTGCCCAGCCAAGATGCTCAACCGGCTGGCCGGACTGGCTGAGCACGCCGCGCATCCCTTCAAACACATGCGCGGCTGGATTGGCCCAAGCGATCGGCTTCAGCCAGACCGGGAGAACATCCATTGGATAGAACACGCAGGAGATCGGCTGGAAGAGGAACACCATACTCCAAGCCAGCACCTCGGCCTCCTGCCCGAACCGCATAATCAGCGACGTGGTAAACACGCCGATGACCCACCCGGTTACCACCAAATTTAAGACGAAGGGGAGTAACCAGAGTCCGATAATCAATATGCTGTAATCGTAAAACAACCAGGCACAGAGCCCCATCACTAGCGACACACACACGACCTTGAAAATACTCATGACCATCGTCGCAGCAAGAAACTCGCTCGGCTTCAGCGGGCTCGCAAACAGATTCATCAAGTTGCGCGACCAGAGCTCTTCAAGAAACGAAATGGTAATCCCCTGCTGAGACCGAAACAGGACGTCCCAGAGAATCAGCGCCCCGAGAAAAAATGTGACAAATCCGGGAACCTGCGTCTGATACCGTGCGAGGTAGAGGGTAATGAAGCCCCAAATCACCAGATCTAAAAACGGCCAGTAGAAGATCTCCATAATCCGGGGCAAACTCCGGCGATAGAGATAGAGATGACGGAACACGATGGCGGTAATCCGATGGAGCTTCATGCAATCCTAGTGATGATGTTCTTCGCCGCAGCCGCCGCAGTCCCCGCAACCGCTATGCCGCCCCATCATGGTATCCATCATCGTCCGGGCTCCACCCACAAGCCGCTCGCCGACACGCGTGCCATCCGGTAATTTCCTCAGGCCCAATCCGAGCAGCGCCACCGGGACTCCCGCCAGGCCCAGCAGAAATGGCCAGGTGCCCGCGCGCGCGCCATCCATCATCCACACCACCGCCACCACCATCAACAGCGGAACTAATCCCGCCGTGAGGCTGGCCCGCACCACCTGCCACTTACTGGTGCCTCGGAGGGCCCCCACAAGAGCAAACCCCGACCAGAAGAGTCCCCAGCAAGCACTCACGCCAAATCCCCCCAGCACTAGCCCCAGCGCAAATGAGATGGCTGTCTCGATCATGATAGACGCACTCCATTCCTTCCCCGCCTTACGGGGCCGCTATGATTCTCTGGCCAACTTCAAGAACACATCTTCCAAATCCGCCTGCCCAAAGCGGGACACAATTTGAGCCGCCGTTCCCTCGGCCACGAGATTTCCCTTCTGGAGAAAGATAATGCGGTCGGACATTTCTTCCATCTCCCGCATGTTATGGGAGGTATAGAGGACGCTCAAGCCGGTGGTCCGCTGCTCATCCTTTAGCAACGCCCGAATTTTATGCGCGATATCAGGATCCAGGCTGGCCGTCGGTTCGTCCAGGAACAGAATTTTCGGTTCAGTCAAAAAGGCCTTCGCCAGGGTCAATCGCGTCATCTGCCCGGACGAAAGCTTGCGCGTGACCTTGTGCCGAAACTCCCCCATCTCTAACTTCTTCACGATGTCATCGATCTTTCGCTGCACATCGGGCAGGCCATAGAGCCTGGCGACAACCCACAGATTTTCCTCGACCGTCAGCGATTGCGGCATCGACATATAGGTAGAT
Above is a window of Nitrospira lenta DNA encoding:
- a CDS encoding efflux RND transporter periplasmic adaptor subunit, translating into MIIFKRFSVWAALAGVAFAAWALMGANKIEPMPTPITEPPRSPYEQTVAASGIIEAVNENVRIAPPVAGLITKMFVAVGDQVTAHAPLFQLDDRELRAQLLIRDAAIPPLQAQIDEQKYRIGDLDTQLRRLKSVRDERAVSEDDLKRTWYALEVAKRTQQRLEANLSQAIAQRDEATILLERLTVRAPREGTILQVNVRAGEYATPGASEPLLLLGDTQRLQVRADVDEVNAPLVAPQAPGVASLKSMADIKIPLTFVRIEPYVVPKKSLTGDNSERVDTRVLQIIYRFDRPPFPVYAGQQVDVFIQRQPAAPTPHPAATHPQEPAP
- a CDS encoding efflux transporter outer membrane subunit, which translates into the protein MTRRIAALSLALATLSVTACVQGQNYERPSIEVPTTWSQMAHADQETFPLDQQPDAEWWRAFGNDELTGLIERALEHNHDVKRAVARVLESRAAVMSASAGLYPQVNLQGSYSSLAVSKNTFAGLGLAQGGQPGPQVFATPGSTFNLWNGSLDLRWELDFWGRIRRGEEAAIAEVGANEQDARAVALSLISDLGQSYFRIRELDEQIEIATRTVAVRQEFLDIIKKRAAVGLASDLDVARTDVLLAEAAGLIPDLTRSRALERHRLEVLTGSTPGSIDLPRMPLRSTVTQPDIPVGLPSQLLERRPDILQSESILIAANARIGQARAYFFPTLSITGQGGLQSAEFANWFSGNSWNYSIGPSITLPIFLGGTNVARLDQAESRYQQMLESYRQTILQAFREVADLLVSLQSRAEQLARQREQLTAAQTAVTLATVRYRKGLVNYLDVLDAQRSALTAETQVVMTERARLTDMVSLFKALGGGWKPPAAAASPS
- a CDS encoding response regulator, which encodes MDRPVSNQPSPPTATTILVVDDEPSIVKLCRALLQPEGFTILEADGSSEALKICAKHEGSIDVLLTDLVLPPPGFQLASGSNEFPHVHGHELAMRAATLRTGLRIILMSGNPDKELASHGIKRGTLPFVQKPFEKSALTQLIRDVLQSPPPTLKVRQGNAANDIDWFG
- a CDS encoding 2OG-Fe(II) oxygenase; protein product: MESQREGRSSTVALSDLQSFSFRQSPVLIVENFWSADERQYFRDAMNQAAWKSLSDLPKVREDFPDSGNWAKAEIGPAQGNRFLSRLQLPCIQEYMESFPNITGRHMGFSYYSYSAGDCLLTHDDTSQGEPVGGRLAPRRRIAVVAYFHEEWQSDWGGELIVYATRSAHTAEKPALSVTHCIEPRPGSLVMFTVPRFHRVCRVDQTAGQHRRLSIAGWFMTEHA
- a CDS encoding RNA recognition motif domain-containing protein, which gives rise to MGSKIYVGGLPYAATEQQLSELFAAHGAVESARVITDKFTGQSRGFGFVEMASDSEAQAAITALNGADFGGRTLTVNEARPQEPRTGGGGGGRGGFGGGGGGRGGNGGGGGGKRDRW
- a CDS encoding ABC transporter permease, with the protein product MKLHRITAIVFRHLYLYRRSLPRIMEIFYWPFLDLVIWGFITLYLARYQTQVPGFVTFFLGALILWDVLFRSQQGITISFLEELWSRNLMNLFASPLKPSEFLAATMVMSIFKVVCVSLVMGLCAWLFYDYSILIIGLWLLPFVLNLVVTGWVIGVFTTSLIMRFGQEAEVLAWSMVFLFQPISCVFYPMDVLPVWLKPIAWANPAAHVFEGMRGVLSQSGQPVEHLGWAIGLNLLFLAAMIAWFHRTFAYCRNQGLLVRVGE
- a CDS encoding ABC transporter ATP-binding protein; the encoded protein is MASPVLEARSLTKTFGDFTAVNGISFALQPGEILGVLGPNGAGKTTTMHMLLGLITPTSGTISMFGMDLETHREAILQQVNFSSTYMSMPQSLTVEENLWVVARLYGLPDVQRKIDDIVKKLEMGEFRHKVTRKLSSGQMTRLTLAKAFLTEPKILFLDEPTASLDPDIAHKIRALLKDEQRTTGLSVLYTSHNMREMEEMSDRIIFLQKGNLVAEGTAAQIVSRFGQADLEDVFLKLARES